The Bos taurus isolate L1 Dominette 01449 registration number 42190680 breed Hereford chromosome 16, ARS-UCD2.0, whole genome shotgun sequence genome includes the window GTCCTTCTCAGCCTCTGTTATGGGTTCTCCCTCTCGGCCTGAAGTGTGGGGTTCCCCGCTCCGCCCAAGGTCTGGAAGGGGGCTTCCATCCCCCACAGCCTAAGGCTTCTCTTTCTCAGCCCAAGGCCTGGAAGGGGTGTCTCTCCTCCCACTGCCGGGGGCGGGGTAGGGTCggagtgtggggtggggggagggtggccgtggggggggtagggtgggggtggggtagggtgggggtggggtggggcagcgTCAGGACCCAGCTGCAGGCCCTCGCCCCCTGCACCGCGGAGCCGCCCGCCGTGACGATCCTCCTCGCGTCCACTAGGCGGCAGGCAGGCCTCGCTTGGCCTGAGGGGTGGGGCCGCCCCAGTTTTTTTGGACTCTCCTTTCCCAGACAGAAGAGCCAGCAACGGGTTGGGGTTCGGGAATCCAGAGAATGAGGCTGCCAGCAGTGCGGAGTCGTTGAAGTAGACAAAATAGAAAAACTTTATTGGTTTGGAGTGTGCAGTAGGGCTGCGCCTTGGGAGCAGCTCTTTGCAGACATGGGGTGTTCGGGGAAGGCAGTTCAAGCCACTTGACCGCAGCCAGTCCTGCCTCTTCAGGCACTCAGCGCCCACTTCTGTAGCACGAAGGTCAGTGCCTTAGGGACACGCCCATGGGGGGAGTGTGGCTGCAGCTTGGACAAAGGAAAGGGTCTGGGATGAGGATACCCAGCTCTACTACCTTGGGGAAGTCGCTTCCTTTCCTGGGATCTCAGTCTGCTCATCTGAATAATGGGCACATCAAGAGCGACCTTTCAGAATTGTCATGAGAATCTGTGCAAATGCCCACAGTTCTGGGCGTCTAGGAGACCCTCAGTAAAAGCCCTTAGTTGAGGGGCTGTGTtgtgtcccctcccccaccccagattCATGTAGGGAAGTTCTAACCTCAGAaggtgactgtatttggagatggggcctttaagGAAGTAATTAAGTTAACGTGAGGTCATTAGCGTGAGGCCTAATCCAATATAACTGGTGTTCTTTTAAGAGGGGATTAGGACCCAGACACAAAGAGGGAAGACGGTGTGGGGACCCTGGGAGAAGACAGGTGTCTACATGCCAAGAAGGGAGGCCTCAGAGGAAACCAAACCTGCTGAGCCCTGGACAtgtagtctccagaactgtgagaaaagaaCATTTTGTTCTTTAAGCTGCCTAGTCTGAGGAGCTCTGTAATGGCGGCCTTGGCAGACTAACACAGATGATGGCCCCAATGCCTCACGGTGCTCCCCAGGACCTCCCCACGTGTGCAGTGATCCCTCAGGGGCACTCCAGCCCCCATGGTCCTGGCTCTCGCCAAGGGCAcacaggttgggggtgggcagagGTGAGTTCCAGTTCCAGCTCTGACCCTTCAAAGCTACGTGGCTTTTCGTCAAAGCActtcacctttctgagcctccaCTTCCTCATCGGTTACAGAATTTTACTAcctcccaggacttccctggtggcttagacggtaaagcgtctgtctataatgtgggagacccgggttcgagccctgggttgggaaaatcccctggagaaggaaatggcaatccactccagtactagtgcctggaaaatcccatggacagaggagcctgataggctacagtctatgggggtcgcaaagagtcggacacgactgagggacttcactttcactttcactgtgtaagcAAGTTGATATTGTATGTGACCCAGCTCACAGCGCTGTTCACACCTTGGAGTGGTTATTGTGACGAGTAAGGCTCTGGGATAAGGTAACCTGGGACAGAGAAGGATGAACACTTTCTGGAGAATGGAGTAGGTGGTGATTCCAGGTGGGTCCGCTGGCCCTAGGTGGGCCCAGGGGCTGGGTTGACCACAGCTGTCTGACCACTCTCTCCCTGGTCCTGGGGCAAGGCCTGGGCCTGGGCTGGCTATGGAACAGCCATTCCCAGCTGCAGCAGGCCATGGCGACCTGCCAAGTGGCTGGCTGTGCTGGGGTGAAGGACACCACCTAGCTGCCCTGGTGCTGGCCCCACCCGGCCAGTTTCCGGAGTTCATCCCAGAAGAGCATGCTTAGGATGGTGTGGGGGCCCAGGCGCAGGTAGACGGGGCCCAGACCCTTGTAGAGCGCCAGGGGGCCCTCCTGCCGCCAGATCTTCACCAGGCAGTCGGTGAGGCCGCCATATAGCTTGCCCTGGGGACAGACACAGGGCAGACATCACTGCAGGCATTGTGGGGCCCTGGCTGGCACAATGGCATGTGTCTGTGTGAGGCCTTTGTGGTACTTCAGGAAAAGGCACTGCCCCCAAGCTCCGCGAATCACATAAAGGTGTCCCTTTGGGGTGTGAAAGTTCAAAAGGGGCTGCTTCCTCCAGGCAGCCCCTGCCCCAGGACAGGTGCTCAGTGTGGCTCTTGGCATGCAGGTGGATTTCATCCCTAATGCAGCCTGTGGAGGGCACCTTTGTGCTGGACACATCCTGTACCAGTGTATATGAGGACTTGTGTGTGTCAGTGAGACTGTGGGGTCAGGCCTGGATTCCAGTTCAGGTTCCTCCACTtacgagctgtgtgaccttaggcaagtcacttgatgtctctgagccccagtttcctcatcaggaAAATGAAGGTGGTTGTGAGGAGAGAATTAAAATGTGGACGTGAAAATGCTTAGCACATGCTTGGGACATGGGTGTTCAGCAAACAAGCCGAATTAATGTGTGTGCGTGTAGGTCACATGTCCACATGTCCCTGGCCCtgggtgtgtgtgttgaggggtgCTCGCCAGCACCCAGCCCTCCCCACTCTGTCCCCTGCTTACCCTGCCTGCCCCGTCCACTGGCTGATTATACAGCCGCGTGCTGACCACGTCGAAGGGGGTCATGACAGCAACCACAGCTATGCTGCTGATCATGCCCCCGGCCAGGGCCACCAGCCAGCTGTCCTCCGGGAGCCACTGTGGGGACATACAGGTTGCTGACCCCTGTAGCTGCCCTCCACCCACCCACGTGGTATCACCCCACCATCTCAGCACCTGGGGGCTAGAAGACCTGGGGGGCAGAGGAGGCCCCTCCagccactcccctccccaccccatcccccctgAGCTTCAGGGTTCACTGCCGACTCCCCACTCTTGCTGGACCCAAAAGCCAGGGTCATGGCCTGAGGGCAGAGCCAGGGCCCTCAGCTTTATTAAGGTGCCCCGTCTGTCACCATGACCTCGGCTTCCCTATGTAGGGTCCAGGTAGAGACGGGCGGGTGTGATGCAGAcctggacagacagacagaaggaaggcaggagccctTCCTACTCCTGTGTGTGGAGGTGGACACAGGTGTCCCCAGAGCCTCACCTGTCGCTCCTGCACCCAGGCCTTGGCAGAGGCAAAGGTGGCCAGCTGAGCGGCCGAGCCGACCATGACCCGGGGCACGGCCCCACCCACGCCCCGCCACAGCCCTGCCAGGCCCTGCTGCCGCCAGATGGTCTCCAAGGCGCCCAAGAGGCTCTGTGGGGAGAGGGCATGGGGTCACTGGGCAGCCCCTGCCTGTCCAGGAGCCCGCCCAGCCCACTCAGCCCACCCAGCTCAGGGAGCTCTGAGGAGAGACAGTCCCTACCTCGTGATGGTGTTGGTGCCCCACGGCCATTGCGGCCACCGTCTGAGCCTGCAGCTGCGTTTTGACCTGTGAGGGCAGAGGTGACACAGGGCCTGGGGATGGTAACTTGGGAGAGCCTGGAGGAGCTGTGTGTGTCGAGGGCATGCCTCGCTGGGCCCTGACACCCAGACCTCCCTGAGCCCGCACCTGCCACCTCCCGATGTGTGGAATAGGGCTGAGGGTGAGGCTCTGGAGGCAGCCTGCGTCTCCATCAGGTGTGACCTGGGACAAGCTCCTTCACCTTCTCGCGACCTTTCTGCTCACCCTTAGAAAGCTGTTCTGAGAACCAAGAGCAATGACAGCATCCAGGCTCAGACAGGGGGCCCTCACCAGAGGGAGGCTTCATTCTTGCATAGGAAGACAAGGGACCTCTGTCACTCTCCGCCCCCTCCCCTGGCTCAGGACTGGTGGGGTGGGGCCCCCAGGGGAGTGAGGATCAGGGCCAAGCCCTGGTGCTCTGGACCAAAGGGCAGATTCCAGGCAGCCTGGGTGGGGATGTTCTGGGGAGCTGCCCCACCcagcctgccccaccccacctgtTCCTTAGAGGCCAGCCCAGGAGGCTGCCACCCCCATGCAAGCTGGGTCACAGGGTAGGGGGCGGATGGAGACAGTGCACTCACCAGGTAAGCAGGGCTCCCCACAAAGGCTCCCAATGCCCCCGCCACAGCTCCCGCGACCACGGTGCCTCCCGGCTGCTGGCTGAGGCCGGCCTGGCACGCCAGGCTGTAGCAGTAGAAGCGGACGCCGTTCATGAGGCCCTGGTAGAGGAGGCCGGCAGCCAGCCCCTTCTGCAGCCCGCACAGCCCATCTGCACGAACCACCGCGACGACGGAGGCCACAAAGCCCCGGTAGAGCCGAGGGTAGGTGCCCCGTTTCTGCAGCTCCCCCTGAAGCTGCAGCCGCGTCTTCACTACCTCCAGGGGGTTGGTGAAGACACAGGCCAGGCAACAGGCTGAAGCACCCAGCACCAGGTCCACAGCTGGGGGCACTGTCTCCATGGCCTGAGGGCCAGGGGCCAGGGGGTGTGGGCACAGGCCCTGGAGTGGCGGTGCTTAGGCTGTTTTCACCCCGTCAAGGCCACAGGGCTGGGGATCGAGGGAGCCTGGGGCCATGTCTTGGAGGGCAGAGGTCTGGGTCAGAGAAGCCGCCGGCTGGCAGGCGGCTCCTGGTCTATCTCGGGAGTCCACCTGCTCTGCTCCTTCCTTGGAGCCCAGGACCCGCCCCTGCCAGCTCCAAACCAATCCCAGCTGCCTCCATCCCCCACACCTCCCTGCAGGGGAGGGCCTGGACCCTGGGATCTGGGGGAAAGGTCACCTGGGCCCCAAGGGAGACTGTGGGCGAGCAGAGAGTGCTGATCAACCAAGAAGCCTCTTCCTGCTCCTCTGGCCCTCCAGCCTTCTCTCCGGCCCTGGGGCAAAGGGCTGGTGCCTGCTTCTGGCTTGGCCAGTGCTGTAGCTCGGGGCCCTGGGCAAGAGGCAGCTGCTTGGGACCTTCTCTCCACATCTCAGCAACTGCTCCTCCCACCGCTGCCACCGTGTGATGTCCCCTTTCCCGGCCCTGGTCTTCTGGTCTGGCTCCCGTGCCCTGTGCTCCCACTGCCAAGTGACAGCAGAGGGCTCCAGAGGCCTGTGAAACTGGTCTGAAATCCCAGGCTCCACTGTTACATGTGACCCAAGCAAGTACTTCCTTTCTTTGAGCTTCAGTCTCTCCATTTTTAAGGTCGGGGTATGGACACCCACTGCAGAAGTTCCTTGAAGAATTATAGATGTGTAAAGAACTCCGAGCACAATACTTCACCCAATCACCCTGGGTGAGTAGGAGATGGAAAAATAAGAGCCGCTGTGTCTCACCGAGTGACTTTGTGGCTTTGGTTGCTCGCCTGGCCAGGACTTGCCCTCCTAGTCCTTCCCCTCTTCCTGGTGGGGCCGCTCCTGGGCTGTGGTTCTCTGGAGCAGAGGCCCAGGCGTGGAGATGGCCCCTGGTGTCTGGTGAGCTGGAGCCTCCCGTCTCTGGGCACTACTGCCAAGTGCCAGGCTGCCTAGGGGGAGCCAGCACCACCGTGCCCATCTCAACCTctgctccaggggacctttctccTGCCGGGGCCACCCCGCATCACCAAGTTCCAATCACAACCAGAGGCAGGGCCACGCTGCCCAGAACTCCGCATTCATGGCCTCCACACCTGCCTCTTCCACGTGTCCACCCTTTTCCTCCTGAAGCCCTGGAGGCCACAGTGTTGAGGGGCTTAAGGGCTGAGGAGCTCCTCCCAGACCGGGCAGGCTGGGCACCCGCTGGCCAGCCCCAGGGTGGTAGCCAACAAGAGGTCTTGGGGACAGCTTGGGTTCTCCTGGGTTTATCCTGAGTGGCGGGTGCTCAGGTCCCacagctggggaggaggggaggagtgCCCTGCCCGGGGAGTGCAGACAAGTCCTGGGACTGGAGCTGGTGGcttccccacccacccagccacTGCAGGAAGCAGGAGGGAGGGCAAAGGTGAGGCCCAGAAGCTCCCAGTGCCTGAACTCCTCCGCAGAGCATTGTGGTTGCCAGGGAGGGCCCAGAAGCATCTCACGGAAGAGCAATTGTGGGATCAATGAGGAGTGAGGGCCGAGGGGCCTAAGAGGAAGAGTCGGAGATCCCTCACCTCCACCCTGGTCAAAAAGGGCCAGTGACAAGTCTTGGCAATATAAcatgtctattttattttaaaaaacaaaccccaGGCCACCTGACCCTCTTCCCCAGAGGGCCCCTCTTGGGAAGGACCTGGCTCCAGCCAAGCAGCTGTCACAGGCTGGTGGGCTTTGCTCCTCTCCaagccctcctccccaccccgccaTACTCCCGGCAGAAGGACACAGCCTGAGTCTCGGACCCCACAGGCACTGCCAGGTTGGAAGGAGTCAGGGAGGGGCCGTGGACATGCAGAGCCTCCTGGAAGCCAGGGAGGGCCAGCCTGGCCCCCTCACCCCTGTCACCCGTGGAGTCTGGAAGGCAGGCAGCAGTGTGCTTGGGAATAGAGTTAGTGAGGAGCAGACATGCACTAGACCTCGGTGTTCCAGCTTCCCTCCCAGCCGGGTCAATGTTCAAACATGAACAGGGATGGCCGGGCACTCAGAGCCCCCAGGGCAGCCTAAGCCTCTGCCCGGGCCCCTGACCCAGGGGAGGAAGGGGCTCCTGCCCTCCCAGTCCTTCCACTCCCCCTCGTGGACTGAGGCAGTGGCCGCGGGGAGGAGGCCATGCATCTGCAGAGCCCATAGGGCTCGGACCCTCTGCCCCAGCGCTTTCCAGTTGTCCCCTGCCAGGCA containing:
- the SLC25A34 gene encoding solute carrier family 25 member 34, translated to METVPPAVDLVLGASACCLACVFTNPLEVVKTRLQLQGELQKRGTYPRLYRGFVASVVAVVRADGLCGLQKGLAAGLLYQGLMNGVRFYCYSLACQAGLSQQPGGTVVAGAVAGALGAFVGSPAYLVKTQLQAQTVAAMAVGHQHHHESLLGALETIWRQQGLAGLWRGVGGAVPRVMVGSAAQLATFASAKAWVQERQWLPEDSWLVALAGGMISSIAVVAVMTPFDVVSTRLYNQPVDGAGRGKLYGGLTDCLVKIWRQEGPLALYKGLGPVYLRLGPHTILSMLFWDELRKLAGWGQHQGS
- the LOC112441770 gene encoding uncharacterized protein, producing MLYCQDLSLALFDQGGGLQEEKGGHVEEAGVEAMNAEFWAAWHLAVVPRDGRLQLTRHQGPSPRLGLCSREPQPRSGPTRKRGRTRRASPGQASNQSHKVTRNFCSGCPYPDLKNGETEAQRKEVLAWVTCNSGAWDFRPVSQASGALCCHLAVGAQGTGARPEDQGRERGHHTVAAVGGAVAEMWREGPKQLPLAQGPELQHWPSQKQAPALCPRAGEKAGGPEEQEEASWLISTLCSPTVSLGAQVTFPPDPRVQALPCREVWGMEAAGIGLELAGAGPGLQGRSRAGGLPR